In Pirellulales bacterium, the DNA window CCGCGTACCTTACTCATTTTGGATTTTGGATTTTGGATTTTCGATTGGCGGAATCCAAAATCCAAAATCGAAAATCCAAAATTGCGGCGCCTCGCGGGCCTACGACTGTGACACAATCGCTCAAGAGCGCGCGGATGAGCGCGCGCGGAACATACCAGCGAGCCGGCCAGACGTAAGGTGGGGCAAGCTCGCTTTAGCGAGCGCCGGCCCACCGATTGCCGCGCTTGATCAGCCGAGCAGCCACGCCTCTTTACTACCTCGGATTGTCAAAAGAAATAAGGCACACGACGTGCATGCGTTGGTCGCGTCAGCGATTCCCAAACACGGACTCTGTCGCGCCGACTTCCTTCTGAACCGAGGCTCTGCCATGCAAATCATTATCATCTCGATGTTCCTGGTTTTGCCGATGATCGTCATCGCGATTGCGGGCATCCTGTTTTGGGCCATCTCCAAGGAAGCGTTCGCGTCGCGAGGCAAGCTGCAACGCCGGCCTGCCACGGTGTCGCGGCTTCCGCTACTGCGCGGCGGTGCGCTGCGTGCCTGGGCGGCCGACTGGTCGAAATCGCTGGTGAAAAAACACGCGGGCGGCGCCTGGACGCGCGAGACGGCCGCCGCGGTGGGCCGCGAGGTCGAGGCCCAAGCCAGTTTTGTCATCGACCGTGTTCTGCCCCCCGTCGCCGCTCGACATTCGATTTGCCTCGATTATGGCGCAAAAGGCGTCCGCGTCACCGTGCCGGAGGCGCTGGCCATCGCCGACGAGTTGCACGCTCGGCTCCCGGCCGCCGACGTGCGGCGCATCATGCGACGCGCCCACGATAACGAGGTCGCCGCCGACCAGGAAGCCAACAAGTGCCCGGCGGGTTTATGCCCGCTCTTGGGCGACGACGGGCACTGCCTGGCGTTCGGCACGCGCCCGCTGCAATGCCGCGGCCGTTGCGGGTTGCCGTGCGACCGGTCGACGGGCCCGGCGGCAACGTCGGCCGCCGAGTTCTCAGCCACGGTGAGCGATGCCATGCAACAAGGTCTGGCGACGGCCTTGACCGCGGCCGGGTTCGACGGGCACCGTTATGAATTGAACCAAGCGTTGGCAGCCGTGCTGGACGAGCCCGAAACGGTCGACCGCTGGACGCGCGGCGAAGCCTTGCTCATGGAACCAGCCGGGCGTTGAGCCAGTCGGCGTGGTCGAGCACGTCGGCCCGATCGGCATAATCGACGATCAGACTCAACTGCCGAGCATTGCCCAGATCGACGGCGATCGACAACGGCTTGTCGCCTCCCCGCACCACCGGGCTTTTGTAAAGCTCGCGCGCTCCCGCGAAGACGCGAAACACGACGCTGCCGCGGTTGGCCGTCTGGTCGTCGATCGCCAGGTCTGCCTGGAAACGGCGGTAGGGCCTGTCGAGCTGCCAGGTGAGTCGCGACGCGCTGTGCATGCCGACCCCCTTGGCGTAGATCGCGCCCCCGGCCCGCAGGCGCGTCCCCTCCACGTTCGCATCGAGCCGATAATCCCACGGCGTGCCGAGATAAGGCAGATGCCGATAGCCGGCCGGACGCAGATCGGAGAGGTAGACGACCCGCCCGACCAGCGGCTGCACGAAGACCGGCCCGGCGTCGTCCGCCGACAATGGCAGCTCATCGAGCAGCGCCAACTCGAAATGCCCCTCCAACAAAGTCATCGACTTCGCCGAGATCACGCTGCCATCGGCAAAACCGACCAGCGTCCGCGGCGCCGTGGAGGGTTTGGCTCTTAACGTGGGATCGAACGCGATGGCCGCAAGGCGATCGCGTTCGACGCTCAAAGGGCCGACGTCGGCTTTGAACTCGACGCCGTTGTCGGTCAGCGCCACGACGCGCCCGCGCAGCTCATCGCCGTTTTCCAAAAACAGCCGGTCTCGGTTCTCGGCGGCCGCGTCGCCTTTTTCGGCGACCGGCGACATGATTCGGGCAACCAACTGGTCGCGCCGCTGCGGGTCGATGGGCGAATGGACCATCACGCCGGCCAGCAGCTTCAGCGGCAGCTTCAGAGTGCCGAACGTTTCGGCGCCGGCGATCAGCCAATCGTCTTCGGTGATGGGCATCGCGTCATCCAAGACGACGATACCTCCGTCGGCCAGCACCAACTGCACCATCGCCCTTGGCTCGACGGGCGATCCCCAAGCAACGAGCTCGCCCAGCGCCAGCCGACGCTCCCCGCTGTCGCAGGCGAATGCCGCTTCGCCCTCGGCCGAGATCGACAGCAGCGTCGCAGACAACCGATCGCCTTTCAGCGGCACCAGCGACCGCCGGAGCGGAGCGGAATCTTCGGCCAAAGTCGCTTGCACCGTCGGGCAGAACACAGCGAAGGGCCACGCTGCAACGACCATTGCAAATTGCAAATTGCAAATTGCAAAATGCAAATTGAACCGACGCCTGACGCCTGACGCCTGACGCCTAATTCCTGAACCCTGAACCCTGAACCCTGAACCCTTCACCGTGCTCACCGTTGAAAAATCGGCAGATAGTTGTTGGGCATCTGCAATATAATGCACGCCATCGCGGTGCCGTACTCCTGGCAGATCGAATCCATCCAGGCGCCGTCGTCGCCCCGCTGCCGCACCAGCAGTTCGTCGCGGATGGCCGGATACCACTCGCGCCAGTGCTTACCCCCTGCGTGCCACATGGCCTGCACGGCGTAATAGTGCCCATAGAAGTAGTGCGTTTCGCGGTTGAACCCCACGGCGTCGCGGTTGGGCAAGAACGTCGTCAAGTAGGCCAGCCCTTTGTCGATCTCCTGGCCCTCGTAGATGCCGGCGCTGTAGAGGGCCACCACGCCCGCGGCCGAACGCGGAAAGGCGCTCTGCCCGCCTTGCAGCATATACATGAAGCCGCCGTCGGGGTTCTGGCTCTTCTTGACGTAATCGATGGTGCGATCGACCGTGTCGCGGGGCACGAAGATGCCGGCGTTGCGTGCCGCCCGCAGCGCCATGATCTCGCAGATCGTCACCGAAATGTCGGCGTCGTGCCGGATGGGCTGATAGCGCCAGCCGCCCTCTTTGTTTTGCGTGTTGACAATCAGCTCCACCGCCTTCGACAGCCGCTCGCGCACTTCCGCCTTCATCGACATGCCGTAGGTCTCGGCCAGAAACAGCGTGGCGAAGCCGTGACCATACATCGGCCCGTGACTGCTGGAGCCGGGCACGTCGATGAAGCCGTCGTCCTGCGAATTCTTGAGGATGAAGTCGACGCACTTTGCCACCTCG includes these proteins:
- a CDS encoding prenyltransferase/squalene oxidase repeat-containing protein, which encodes MYCVPSIVCLICVLLLPPASFAADKDNDDDDAEVRAADLITPEAQKAIDRGLHFLARQQHDDGSFGGGGYSRNVAVCGLAGMAFMSGGSTPDRGPYGDEVAKCVDFILKNSQDDGFIDVPGSSSHGPMYGHGFATLFLAETYGMSMKAEVRERLSKAVELIVNTQNKEGGWRYQPIRHDADISVTICEIMALRAARNAGIFVPRDTVDRTIDYVKKSQNPDGGFMYMLQGGQSAFPRSAAGVVALYSAGIYEGQEIDKGLAYLTTFLPNRDAVGFNRETHYFYGHYYAVQAMWHAGGKHWREWYPAIRDELLVRQRGDDGAWMDSICQEYGTAMACIILQMPNNYLPIFQR
- a CDS encoding NPCBM/NEW2 domain-containing protein — translated: MVVAAWPFAVFCPTVQATLAEDSAPLRRSLVPLKGDRLSATLLSISAEGEAAFACDSGERRLALGELVAWGSPVEPRAMVQLVLADGGIVVLDDAMPITEDDWLIAGAETFGTLKLPLKLLAGVMVHSPIDPQRRDQLVARIMSPVAEKGDAAAENRDRLFLENGDELRGRVVALTDNGVEFKADVGPLSVERDRLAAIAFDPTLRAKPSTAPRTLVGFADGSVISAKSMTLLEGHFELALLDELPLSADDAGPVFVQPLVGRVVYLSDLRPAGYRHLPYLGTPWDYRLDANVEGTRLRAGGAIYAKGVGMHSASRLTWQLDRPYRRFQADLAIDDQTANRGSVVFRVFAGARELYKSPVVRGGDKPLSIAVDLGNARQLSLIVDYADRADVLDHADWLNARLVP